Proteins from a single region of Nerophis ophidion isolate RoL-2023_Sa linkage group LG08, RoL_Noph_v1.0, whole genome shotgun sequence:
- the LOC133557454 gene encoding alpha-(1,3)-fucosyltransferase 7-like — protein MKKYLLLCILSILVLVPLYVWLNGSLSRRWCPEVSLSDNSEPRNVTILLWHWTAERARAISQNMCWERFNIPHCKVMMQDAMYMKADVVVFHNLELSTGRMKLPLDLPRPPGQRWAWMSIQSPDNNGRLLREYGGVFNLTVSYRRDADVSIPYGGFVPREFGDPVDDIPMKKTDLVCWVVSHYKESFRRSQVYKELSAVIPVKVYGRWFNKTLAPNDLLPMISHCYFYLAFENSIGKDYITEKLWINSYQGGAVPVVLGPPVEEYEAVAPPHSFIHVDEFASVKELGEYLQELAGDAKRYGEYMQWKRDWKVQPTINKEWRLCQICLRYPSFPPHKVYTDLAAWDKAT, from the coding sequence ATGAAGAAGTACCTCTTGCTCTGCATCCTCAGCATTCTAGTGCTGGTTCCTCTTTACGTCTGGCTAAATGGATCCTTGTCCCGAAGATGGTGTCCAGAAGTTTCCTTGTCCGACAACTCAGAGCCACGCAACGTGACCATCTTGCTGTGGCACTGGACCGCTGAACGTGCTCGGGCTATCAGCCAGAACATGTGCTGGGAACGTTTCAACATCCCACACTGTAAAGTTATGATGCAGGATGCCATGTACATGAAGGCAGACGTGGTGGTGTTCCATAACCTTGAGCTGTCAACAGGACGGATGAAACTGCCCCTGGATCTCCCCAGGCCGCCGGGCCAGAGGTGGGCTTGGATGTCCATACAGTCCCCTGATAACAACGGGAGACTGCTGAGAGAATATGGAGGCGTGTTCAACCTCACCGTGAGCTACAGGAGGGACGCAGATGTTAGCATACCATACGGTGGGTTTGTACCACGAGAGTTTGGAGATCCAGTGGACGACATCCCAATGAAGAAAACTGATCTGGTCTGCTGGGTGGTCAGCCACTACAAGGAATCCTTCAGAAGAAGCCAAGTGTACAAAGAACTCAGCGCGGTCATTCCTGTAAAGGTCTATGGACGCTGGTTCAATAAAACTCTTGCGCCTAATGACCTTCTTCCTATGATATCTCATTGCTACTTCTATTTGGCCTTCGAGAACAGCATCGGCAAAGATTATATCACAGAAAAACTGTGGATCAATTCCTACCAAGGTGGGGCGGTGCCGGTCGTCCTGGGACCACCGGTGGAGGAATACGAGGCCGTGGCGCCGCCTCACTCTTTCATCCACGTCGACGAGTTTGCTTCGGTGAAAGAACTTGGCGAGTATCTGCAGGAGCTGGCGGGCGACGCCAAGCGTTATGGCGAGTATATGCAATGGAAGAGAGACTGGAAGGTGCAACCGACCATTAACAAGGAATGGAGATTGTGTCAGATCTGCCTGCGGTACCCCAGCTTTCCTCCGCACAAAGTATACACTGACCTGGCAGCCTGGGATAAAGCTACTTAA
- the LOC133557455 gene encoding alpha-(1,3)-fucosyltransferase 7-like, with protein sequence MKKYILHCILSILVLFPLYVWLNGSLSRRWSPEVSLSDNSEPRNLTILLWHWNAERARAISQNMCWERFNIPHCKVMMQDAMYMKADVVVFLNLELAKGRMKLPLDLPRPPGQRWAWFSVQSANNNGNPLGEYGGVFNLTVSYRRDADVSIPYGGFVPREFGDPVDDIPMKKTDLVCWVVSHYKDSFRRSQVYKELSAVIPVKVYGHWSNNPLAPNDLLPTISRCYFYLAFENSISKDYITEKLWINSYQSGAVPVVLGPPVEDYEAVAPPHSFIHVDEFASVKELGEYLQELAGDAKRYGEYLQWKRDWKVQPTINKEWRLCQICLRYPRFPPHKVYTDLAAWVKAT encoded by the coding sequence ATGAAGAAGTACATCTTGCACTGCATCCTCAGCATTCTAGTGCTGTTTCCTCTTTACGTCTGGCTAAATGGATCCTTGTCCCGAAGATGGAGTCCAGAAGTTTCCTTGTCCGACAACTCAGAGCCACGCAACTTGACCATCTTGCTGTGGCACTGGAACGCTGAACGTGCTCGGGCTATCAGCCAGAACATGTGCTGGGAACGTTTCAACATCCCACACTGTAAAGTTATGATGCAGGATGCCATGTACATGAAGGCAGACGTGGTGGTGTTCCTTAACCTTGAGCTGGCAAAAGGACGGATGAAACTGCCCCTGGATCTCCCCAGGCCGCCGGGCCAGAGGTGGGCTTGGTTCTCCGTACAGTCCGCTAATAACAACGGGAACCCGCTGGGAGAATATGGAGGCGTGTTCAACCTCACCGTGAGCTACAGGAGGGACGCAGATGTTAGCATACCATACGGTGGGTTTGTACCACGAGAGTTTGGAGACCCAGTGGACGACATCCCAATGAAGAAAACTGATCTGGTCTGCTGGGTGGTCAGCCACTACAAGGATTCCTTCAGAAGAAGCCAAGTGTACAAAGAACTCAGCGCGGTCATTCCTGTAAAGGTCTATGGACACTGGTCAAATAATCCTCTTGCGCCTAATGACCTTCTTCCTACAATATCTCGTTGCTACTTCTATTTGGCCTTCGAGAACAGCATCTCCAAAGATTATATCACAGAGAAACTGTGGATCAATTCCTACCAAAGTGGGGCGGTGCCGGTCGTCTTGGGACCACCGGTGGAGGACTACGAGGCTGTGGCGCCGCCTCACTCTTTCATCCACGTCGACGAGTTTGCTTCGGTGAAAGAACTTGGCGAGTATCTGCAGGAGCTGGCGGGCGATGCCAAGCGTTACGGCGAGTATCTGCAATGGAAGAGAGACTGGAAGGTGCAACCGACCATTAACAAGGAATGGAGATTGTGTCAGATCTGCTTGCGGTACCCCAGATTTCCTCCGCACAAAGTCTACACTGACCTGGCAGCCTGGGTTAAAGCTACTTAA